Proteins from a genomic interval of Xanthomonas sp. AM6:
- a CDS encoding glycoside hydrolase family 30 beta sandwich domain-containing protein has protein sequence MPQPRKSTNFPAATAPCHAESLRRSTRFAQRPAAARAVRQRVAAALCGALLAWTGAVFGARPAPPPGDVQVWITTQDHRLALAPAPAARWEALAQADIRIDAAARRQRMLGFGASITDSSAWVLQQLPPARRDALMRELFGRADGGLGLSFARLTIGASDFSRRHYSLDDTPDNAPDPALAHFSIAPNRDDVLPVARQALAINPDLKIMASPWSAPAWMKSSGSLIGGTLKPEHYDAFARYLLRYVDAYAQAGVPIFALTLQNEPGFTPPDYPGMRLDAAQRAQLIGRHLGPLLDARGGAPLIFDWDHNWDQPQEPLAVLADAQARRHVAGVAWHCYAGDPAAQSPVQAAHPDKDAYMTECSGGDWEPLRSGGLTLQARRLIVQSVRHGARGVLFWNLALDLQGGPHAGGCGTCRGVVDIDPRGERVVRSDEYYALAHASRFVRPQAWRIDSSEGGEGMDNVAFLNPDGARVLVVVNSADRARVVTVAEGARGFRYSVPARSLASFVWPAPAAGVAR, from the coding sequence ATGCCGCAGCCACGCAAATCGACGAACTTTCCCGCCGCCACGGCGCCGTGCCATGCCGAATCGCTGCGGCGCAGCACGCGGTTTGCGCAGCGTCCGGCCGCCGCGCGCGCGGTGCGGCAACGGGTGGCGGCTGCGTTGTGCGGCGCGTTGCTGGCGTGGACCGGCGCCGTCTTCGGCGCGCGGCCAGCGCCGCCGCCGGGCGACGTGCAGGTCTGGATCACCACCCAGGACCATCGCCTGGCGCTCGCGCCGGCGCCGGCCGCACGCTGGGAAGCGCTCGCGCAGGCCGACATCCGCATCGATGCCGCGGCACGGCGCCAGCGCATGCTCGGTTTCGGCGCCTCTATCACCGATTCCTCGGCCTGGGTGCTGCAGCAGTTGCCGCCGGCGCGCCGCGACGCGCTGATGCGCGAACTGTTCGGGCGCGCCGATGGCGGCCTGGGCCTGAGCTTCGCGCGGCTGACCATCGGCGCCTCGGATTTCTCGCGCCGCCACTACAGCCTCGACGACACCCCGGACAATGCGCCGGATCCGGCGCTGGCGCATTTCAGCATCGCGCCCAACCGCGACGACGTGCTGCCGGTCGCGCGGCAGGCGCTGGCGATCAATCCCGACCTGAAGATCATGGCCTCGCCGTGGAGCGCGCCGGCGTGGATGAAGAGCAGCGGCAGCCTGATCGGCGGCACGCTCAAGCCCGAGCACTACGACGCCTTCGCCCGCTACCTGCTGCGCTACGTCGATGCCTATGCGCAGGCCGGCGTGCCGATCTTCGCGCTCACCCTGCAGAACGAGCCGGGCTTCACGCCGCCCGACTATCCCGGCATGCGCCTGGACGCGGCGCAGCGTGCGCAGTTGATCGGCCGCCACCTCGGCCCGCTGCTCGACGCGCGCGGCGGCGCGCCGCTGATCTTCGACTGGGACCACAACTGGGACCAGCCGCAGGAGCCGCTGGCGGTGCTGGCCGATGCGCAGGCGCGGCGCCACGTCGCCGGCGTCGCCTGGCACTGCTACGCCGGCGATCCGGCGGCGCAGAGTCCGGTGCAGGCGGCCCATCCGGACAAGGACGCCTACATGACCGAGTGCTCCGGCGGCGACTGGGAGCCGCTGCGCAGCGGCGGCCTGACCCTGCAGGCGCGGCGGCTGATCGTGCAGTCGGTGCGCCACGGCGCGCGCGGGGTGCTGTTCTGGAACCTGGCGCTGGACCTGCAGGGCGGCCCGCATGCCGGCGGCTGCGGCACCTGCCGCGGCGTGGTCGACATCGATCCGCGCGGCGAGCGCGTGGTGCGCAGCGACGAGTACTATGCGCTCGCCCATGCCAGCCGCTTCGTGCGCCCGCAGGCCTGGCGCATCGATTCCAGCGAGGGCGGCGAAGGCATGGACAACGTGGCGTTCCTGAACCCGGACGGCGCGCGGGTGCTGGTGGTGGTCAACAGCGCCGATCGCGCGCGGGTGGTGACGGTTGCCGAAGGCGCGCGCGGCTTCCGCTACAGCGTGCCGGCGCGCAGCCTGGCCAGTTTCGTGTGGCCGGCACCGGCCGCAGGCGTGGCGCGGTGA
- a CDS encoding TonB-dependent receptor: MQEFFEDRARRGVPARRLLAIACCVAALQQAHAQTAGAAAPAQQDAVSTLDAVRVTGIRHAIETAVETKSESSLIVEAISAEDIGKLPDVSIADSISRLPGVATQRVDGRSQVINIRGMSEQFVGTTLNGREQVSTGDSRGVEFDQFPAELINAVTVYKTADAAVIGQGLSGTVDLKTIRPLDLGERRIVVSGNGEKNSFGKLGDDGHDRGYRAAASYVDQFAGDTIGVALGVARLNSPFQEKHYKAWWWGNPDSWGATQPGKPPGAVALQGSEAWIKSRELTRDGVIGTLEYKPNEHFHSVLDGYWSKFDQQETMHGAMWSNAPDFSNALGQQVSYTDIATTDRQGVPVITQGTLSGVQPAVRNDRNDRQDKLLSLGWTNTLRWEPWSLSLDLNYSRAERRQSQLETYAGLADPQDIGFDLPLSNDFARYSLADLADPGAVYLWDPQKWGHDGRLENSWQKDEIKAGRLEFNYAVDTALVRSFDLGVNVNRRSKDKRADVYFADLPGRTPTLVDPALLYAPTSLGFAGIGNILSFNPRSVLSRYYNVALSESNDDLRKDYVVDEDVNTYYLRANIDMDLGERVRVRGNAGLQYISTEQSSTGFNASGGAVVGAQTLGARYHDALPSLNLVFDFGDGWMARLGAAKQLMRPPINYLSADASAAVDTTTGLWSGSGGNPTLQPYRADAVDLSLEKYFGSASYVSLALFYKDLQTYIYRQNLSWDFTGYNPDGQTPVSNIGTFSTWANGSGGYMRGIEFAASVTGDVFSERLDGFGVQFNGSYTESSIDPDPSDNSPGTDTIPGLSKIVANATVFYEKHGFGARVSQRYRDAYRGEYGSLFGQRSYRNTLSERVTDLQLSYDFPDSSRLKGLSLMFQVNNLTNEAFRTEVSAAGVSTTLFLPEEYTEYGRQYLLGFRYKL; the protein is encoded by the coding sequence ATGCAGGAATTCTTCGAGGACCGCGCGCGGCGCGGCGTACCGGCGCGGCGCTTGCTGGCGATCGCCTGTTGCGTCGCCGCGCTGCAGCAGGCGCACGCGCAAACCGCCGGTGCCGCCGCGCCGGCGCAGCAGGACGCGGTCAGCACGCTGGATGCGGTGCGCGTCACCGGCATCCGCCACGCGATCGAGACCGCGGTGGAAACCAAGAGCGAGTCGTCGCTGATCGTGGAGGCGATCTCGGCCGAGGACATCGGCAAGCTGCCCGACGTGAGCATCGCCGATTCGATCTCGCGCCTGCCCGGCGTCGCCACCCAGCGCGTGGACGGGCGCTCGCAGGTGATCAACATCCGCGGCATGTCCGAGCAGTTCGTCGGCACCACGCTCAACGGCCGCGAACAGGTCAGCACCGGCGACAGCCGCGGCGTGGAGTTCGACCAGTTTCCGGCCGAGCTGATCAATGCCGTCACCGTCTACAAGACTGCCGACGCCGCGGTGATCGGCCAGGGCCTGTCCGGCACCGTGGATCTGAAGACGATCCGCCCGCTGGACCTGGGCGAGCGCCGCATCGTGGTCAGCGGCAACGGCGAGAAGAATTCCTTCGGCAAGCTCGGCGACGACGGCCACGACCGCGGCTATCGCGCCGCGGCGTCCTACGTGGACCAGTTCGCCGGCGACACCATCGGCGTCGCCCTGGGCGTGGCGCGGCTGAATTCGCCGTTCCAGGAAAAGCACTACAAGGCGTGGTGGTGGGGCAACCCGGACAGCTGGGGCGCCACGCAGCCCGGCAAGCCGCCGGGCGCGGTGGCGCTGCAGGGCTCGGAGGCGTGGATCAAGTCGCGCGAGCTGACCCGCGACGGCGTGATCGGCACGCTGGAGTACAAGCCGAACGAACACTTCCACAGCGTGCTCGACGGCTACTGGTCCAAGTTCGACCAGCAGGAAACCATGCACGGGGCGATGTGGTCGAACGCGCCCGACTTCAGCAATGCGCTCGGCCAGCAGGTGTCCTACACCGACATCGCCACCACCGACCGGCAGGGCGTGCCGGTCATCACCCAGGGCACCCTGAGCGGGGTGCAGCCGGCAGTGCGCAACGACCGCAACGACCGCCAGGACAAGCTGCTCTCGCTCGGCTGGACCAACACGCTGCGCTGGGAGCCGTGGTCGCTGAGCCTGGACCTGAACTATTCGCGCGCCGAGCGCCGGCAGTCGCAGCTGGAAACCTACGCCGGGCTGGCCGATCCGCAGGACATCGGCTTCGACCTGCCGCTGAGCAACGATTTCGCGCGCTATTCGCTCGCCGACCTGGCCGATCCCGGCGCGGTGTACCTGTGGGACCCGCAGAAGTGGGGGCACGACGGGCGCCTGGAGAATTCCTGGCAGAAGGACGAGATCAAGGCCGGCCGCCTGGAGTTCAACTACGCCGTCGATACCGCGCTGGTGCGCAGCTTCGACCTCGGCGTGAACGTCAACCGCCGCAGCAAGGACAAGCGCGCCGACGTGTACTTCGCCGACCTGCCGGGACGCACGCCGACCCTGGTCGATCCGGCGCTGCTGTACGCGCCGACCTCGCTGGGCTTCGCCGGCATCGGCAATATCCTCAGCTTCAACCCGCGCTCGGTGCTGTCGCGTTACTACAACGTGGCCCTGTCCGAGAGCAACGACGACCTGCGCAAGGACTACGTGGTCGACGAGGACGTCAACACCTACTACCTGCGCGCCAACATCGACATGGACCTGGGCGAGCGCGTGCGCGTGCGCGGCAACGCCGGTCTGCAGTACATCAGCACCGAGCAGTCCTCCACCGGCTTCAACGCCAGCGGCGGCGCGGTGGTCGGCGCGCAGACGCTGGGCGCGCGCTACCACGACGCGCTGCCGAGCCTGAACCTGGTGTTCGACTTCGGCGACGGCTGGATGGCGCGCCTGGGCGCGGCCAAGCAGCTGATGCGCCCGCCGATCAACTACCTCAGCGCCGACGCCAGCGCCGCGGTGGACACCACCACCGGGCTGTGGAGCGGCAGCGGCGGCAACCCGACGCTGCAGCCGTACCGCGCCGATGCGGTCGACCTGTCGCTGGAAAAATATTTCGGCTCGGCCAGCTACGTGAGCCTGGCGCTGTTCTACAAGGACCTGCAGACCTACATCTACCGGCAGAACCTGAGCTGGGACTTCACCGGCTACAACCCGGACGGGCAGACCCCGGTGTCCAACATCGGCACCTTCAGCACCTGGGCCAACGGCAGCGGCGGCTACATGCGCGGCATCGAGTTCGCCGCCAGCGTCACCGGCGACGTGTTCAGCGAACGCCTCGACGGCTTCGGCGTGCAGTTCAACGGGTCCTACACCGAATCGTCGATCGATCCCGACCCCAGCGACAATTCGCCCGGCACCGACACCATCCCCGGCCTGTCCAAGATCGTCGCCAACGCCACCGTGTTCTACGAGAAGCACGGCTTCGGCGCGCGCGTCAGCCAGCGCTACCGCGACGCCTACCGCGGCGAGTACGGATCGCTGTTCGGCCAGCGCAGCTACCGCAATACGCTCAGCGAACGCGTCACCGACCTGCAGCTGAGCTACGACTTCCCCGACAGCAGCCGGCTCAAGGGCCTGTCGCTGATGTTCCAGGTCAACAACCTGACCAACGAGGCGTTCCGCACCGAAGTCAGCGCCGCCGGCGTCTCGACCACGCTGTTCCTGCCCGAGGAATACACCGAGTACGGGCGCCAGTACCTGCTCGGCTTCCGCTACAAGCTCTGA